TTTGATACAGCCGTTTCCCTTCTTCTCTTGCTTTTGAAATTTCATCTAAATTTTTCCCTTAGTGAAGGCTATAATTTCTTTGTATGTTTGAATATCAAATTCTTTTTTCTTCTTTTCAGCTAAAATGGCTACATACATTGAAACCACAGCTAATATAACCCAAATTGCTATTCCAACGTTATCCAGAAAATACAACAAAGGCATCGGTGTTAATATTAATAATCCAAACAGGATAGCAAGTATATTGCTCACCTTATTAAAATCTTTTCTGTCTTTTTCACTTATCTCTTTTTTCATC
This Tissierellales bacterium DNA region includes the following protein-coding sequences:
- a CDS encoding helix-turn-helix transcriptional regulator; this encodes MELGNQIKKYRNELEVSQEKLAEKIYVFRQSVSNWGNDKNYPDINSLIRLGEVFQVPLDILIKGDVEKMKKEISEKDRKDFNKVSNILAILFGLLILTPMPLLYFLDNVGIAIWVILAVVSMYVAILAEKKKKEFDIQTYKEIIAFTKGKI